TATCCGCACACTTGAAGAAAACAAGTTCATCGAGCGTCGTGTTCACCCGGTAGATTCGCGTGCATGGTCAGTAAAGCTGACAAAGTCAGGTGCAGCCACACTTAAGAATGCTGCCAAACAGCTTGGTAAAATTGAATCCAATACGTTTGGCAAGGGTGGAAGCGAAAAGCTGTATAAGCCACTTGTACAGGCTCTTGGCTGGGGTTAATGAGCACCGATTCTACTGTGCTAACCGGTTGGTGCAGAGTAGCAGCGTGTTCTCCGGTGCTTGACGTCTGTGGTATTGATTACAATATTGCAGAAATTCAAAAAAGTGTAGTCCAAGCTCTCAACCGTGGCTCATCCATTGTTGTGTTTCCGGAGCTTTCGGTCACAGGTTATTCGGTAGCCGACCTTTTCAGGTCGGCTACTGTTTTATCGGCTGCCAGGGATGCCGTTGTCACACTGGCAGGCTGGAGCCGCACCGTTAACGGTGTATTTGTGGTTGGCTTCCCATGCATGCACGGGGGACGTTTGTATAACTGCGCTGCCGTCATTGGCGGGGGCAGGGTGCTGGGCGTTGTTCCTAAAACCTATCTGGCTACGTCGGGTGAGTATTACGAGCAGCGCTGGTTTGCATCCGGACATACCATTGCCGGAAGTTCAGTATCGCTGGCGGGGGTGCCGGTACCCTTTGGTACAGACCTGCTGTTTTCCGATACAGAGAATTCCGACGTTGTATTTGGAGTTGAAATCTGTGAGGATTTGTGGGCGGTTGAGCCGCCCGGAGGCCGGCTTGCCAGACAGGGCGCAACGCTGCTCCTTAATCTTTCGGCAAGTAATCAGTTGGCCGGTAAGACCAATAAACGGCGGGCGGTTGTCACTGAGCATAGCCGCCGTACGCTTACGGGGTACATTTATGCCTCTGCAGGCCCGTGGGAAAGTACAACCGATACCGTGTACAGTGCCCACTGCATCATTGCTGCCGGCGGTGATGTAGTCGCCGAGACCGAGCCGCTGTCAATGGCATCGGCCATACTTGTTGCCGATATCGATGTTGAACGTTTGCTGTGTCTGCGCCGCCACTCGGGAACGTTTTACCAGCATTCCGGTCAGCCTATGCACCGTATGGTGTATGACGGACGTCCGTTCACCGTGCCCTCCGCATTGCTTCAGCCCCCTTCCCAAAACCCGTTTCTGTCCGAGCCTGTTTCGCAGTACTGTGCAGAAATCAGCGCAATACAGGCAACAGGGCTTGCCGTACGCATGAAGCGGGCTGGCGCGAAAAAGCTGGTTATTGGGGTGTCGGGCGGACTGGATAGTACACTTGCCTTACTTGTATGCGTGAAGGCGGTACAGCAGCTTGGTCTGGATACCGGTGCTGTTCTGGCCATAACAATGCCGGGTCCGGGCACCACCCACCGTACCCGTACCAATGCGGATCTGCTGGCCCAGGTACTGGGCATTACATTACGCTCGATTCCGATTGATACGGCAGTACACCAACATTTTAGCGATATCGGACATGATGCCGATATTCATGATGTTGTTTTCGAAAATGCACAGGCACGGGAACGTACTCAAATCCTGATGGACGTTGCAAATCAGGTAAACGGAATCGTAGTAGGTACGGCTGACCTGAGCGAGATTGCACTGGGCTGGGCTACGTTTAATGCCGATCACATGGCAATGTATCACGTTAACAGCGGTATCCCCAAGAGCGTTATTCGTACAATGGTTGAATGGTGGGCCGAAACCGGAGATCCACAACTGGCCACGGTGCTACGCGATATCCTGCAAACCCCGGTGTCGCCCGAACTGTTACCGGCTACCGGCACTGCCACAGCAACACAGCACACCGAAGAAATTCTGGGTCCATACGCCGTTCACGATTTCTTCCTCTACCATTTTGTCGGGCTCCAGCGTCCGGTAACCAACACCTACTACCTTGCATGCATTGTTTTTAAGGGGCTGTACAATGCGCAGCAACTGCACGACTGGTTTATGATATTTCTGCGTCGGTTCTTTGCCAATCAGTTTAAACGGAACTGTTCTCCGGATGGTATCAAAATTGGTCCGGTGTCGCTCTCACCACGAACCGACTGGCGCATGCCCAGCGATACATCGGCCGAGCTGTGGGTTAGTGAGCTTTCACGCTGTATTGTATTTTTGCCCTAAGGATTAGACTGACCCACGGATTCTTATGAGTAACACAACACGAACCATACGGATGGTCATTGCCGACGACCATGAAATTTCACGTCTGGGAATACGACGGCTTCTTGCAAGTGCCCCGGAGATTGAAGTCGTTGCCGAGGCCTCGAATGGCAACCAGGCAATTGAGGAAGTTCGTGCTGCAAAACCTGATGTGGTCCTGCTGGATGTGTATATGCCGGAATCAACCGGTATTGATGCCGCAAAGGCAATTAAGAACGACAGTCATAAATGTCATGTAATCATGCTGAGTTCGGTTGACGATTCCAATGCCGTTCATCAGGCGCTGTACACGGGGGCCGATGGGTATCTGACGAAGGATGTATCGGCACCGGAGCTTATCTCTGCAATTAGAAGTGTGTTGCAGGGACAACGGGTGTTCAGCCGCAGGATTTTAAATATGCTCGACGGCGAAATTCAGTCGCCCGAAGAAGCATCAGGCAGTGAAGGTAAGCCCGCTGTTAGTTTAACAAAACGTGAAGAACAGATTGTATCGCTGGTGGCTAAGGGACACACCAGTCAGGAAATTGCTAAAAAATTGTATATTAGTCCGCGAACCGTTGAAACTCACCGTGCGCGGATTATGGATAAACTTGGCGTTAATAACACGGCAGGGCTGGTGCGGTTTGCATTACTGCATTCAACCTATTTCGACTCAAAGGTTGAACTCCCCGAGGAGTAAGTCTAGGTCGGCACCTTATTCCTGTATTAGGAAATACCACAGATGGAAACCGTTAGCCAATACCTGAACCCCGATGTAGTGGCCAAGCTGGGTAGTATGGAACTGCGTGCCCGGCTGGTTGTTGAAGGCTTCATTACAGGCCTGCATCGCAGCCCGTTCCATGGTTTCTCTGCCGAGTTTTCCGAACACCGCCAATACCGCCCGGGCGACGAGTTAAAGCATATTGACTGGAAAATCTATGGTCGCAGTGACCGCTTCTACGTTAAACAGTACGAGGATGAAACCAATCTTCGGTGCATGATCGCTCTTGACTGCAGTGCCAGTATGGGGTATGCAGCACCCGGGAACTTGTCTAAGTTTACCTACGGCAGCTATCTTGCCGCGGCACTCAGCTACTTAATCCTTCAGCAGCGTGACGCTGCCGGCCTTACCCTATACACGAACACTGTAGAGCAGTACCTGCCCTCGCGCAGCAAGAAGTCATATATCAGTGAGTTGATACGGGCTCTCGAGGCTGCCACGCCACATAACACAACCGGAACTGCTGCCGCGCTGAACTCGCTGGCAGAGCGGCTCACGCGGAGGGGGCTGGTGGTGCTGATTAGTGATCTGTTCGATGAGAAAGAAGAGATTTTTAAGGCACTCCGACACTTCCGGCATAACAAGAATGAGGTTCTGGTCATGCATGTGCTGGATCCACGCGAAGTGGATTTCGACTTTCAATCATCTGCAGTGTTCAAGGACATGGAAACCGGACAGGAGCTGCCCACCCACCCGCTGCAACTCCGGAACAGTTACCAAAAGGCGGTTCAGGATTTTTGTGCCGACATAAAGAAGGGATGCAGGGCACTGAATGTTGATTACATTCGCATTACAACGAACAAACCTTTCGATGTAGCATTGCGTGAGTACATCGTGAAACGAGCAAAACGGATATGAAACTTCAAGGGCTGTACACTGCCGTCATTACCCCATTTACCGCTGATGGCAGTCTGGATGTAGAAAAATTTACTATGCTAACGGAGCAGCAGATTGCTGCTGGTGTTAACGGATTGGTTGTTACCGGATCAACCGGTGAAGCTGCCACACTCACGACCGCAGAAAAAGCAACGCTGTGGCGTACGGCTGTTGAGGTGTCGGCCGGACGTGTACCGGTAATCGCAGGCAGCGGCTCCAACAACACGGCCGATTCGGTTCAGGCCTCCAGGCAGGCTGCTGAAGCCGGTGTGGCGGCACTGCTGATTGTAACGCCATATTATAACAAACCAACCCCTGCCGGTGTGGTAGCACACCATTCCGCAATTGCCGATGCATGCCCCCTGCCTCAGATTTTGTATAATGTGCCCGGCCGGACGGCTACCAACCTTGGTGTGGACGTCCAGCTTGCCGTTATGGATGCCGTTCCCCTGGTTATTGGGTCCAAGGAAGCCAGCGCCAATCTCTCCCAGATTTCCAGACTTGCTGCTCAGGTCCCGGAGCATGTTAGCGTGCTTGCCGGCGATGATGACCTTACGCTGCCGATTATTGGTGTAGGGGGCTCAGGCGTGATTGCCGTTATCAGCAATTATGCGCCGGTTACGTTTGGACGGTTGGTGAACAACGCACTCGCCGGTAATTTCAGCTCTGCACAGCGTATTCAAAAACAACTGATACCGTGGTACACGGCGAACTTCCTTGAAAGCAATCCCATTCCGGTGAAGTACATCATGCATCGCAAGTATGGGGTTTCGCTAACGTATCGTTTGCCGCTGGTACCACCGTCTGCTGCTACCACTGGTCGTATTGACGCACTGTGGGATTCGTTGCCTGACTAACAGGAGTTGTGCATGAAAATCATGGGCATCGTGAATGTAACCACTGATTCGTTTAGTGACGGCGGTAAGTACGCCACTACCGATCTTGCCGTTAGTCATGCCATGCAACTTATTGCCGATGGCGCTGATATTGTTGACGTTGGAGGTGAGAGCACACGCCCCGGAGCTCTTCCGCTCCCGGTTGCTGAAGAAGTCCAGCGCATTGTCCCGGTGATTGCCAGAATCCGTGAATTCAACCCCCACATTCCAATTTCGATTGACACCTACAAGGCTGAAGTTGCTGCAGAAGCGGTTGCTGCCGGGGCTACGATGGTAAACGATGTTACTGCCGGTCAGGGCGATACAGCAATGTTTTCACTCATCAGGAAGCTGAGTGTTCCGTACATCATGATGCACATGCAGGGCGTACCGCGCACAATGCAACAGAATCCGTTCTACATCAATGTTGTCTCAGAAGTTAGTAACTTCCTGGTGAGCAGGATACGTGAACTTGGTGATACCGGATCGCCGGTTTATGTTGACCCGGGTATTGGTTTTGGTAAAACCACTGCACACAATCTTGAGTTGCTTCGTAACCTTCACAGGCTTTCGGACGTTGCTCCCATTGTACTGGGCATCAGCAGAAAGCGTTTTATCGGCGAGATTACCGGTATAGAGCATGGGGCTGACCGCGATCCGGCAACAGCAGTGCTGCATGCCCTCCTGATTGATGCACCGGTCACCATCGCCCGCGTTCATAACGTACAAAACCTGCGGGCGCTGCTGCAAATTCGGTCAGCGTTACGTGGTGTGAATTCCTAACCCGGGACGATCTGTCCTACAGAACGTGTGCCTGTTTCAGGCACGGTACTTCTGCACGTCGATACCGTACTTGCGAATTTTATTATGCAGTGTTTCTCTGCTGACGCCAAGGATTGCCGCAGCCTTGCTGACGTTGCCGTTTGTTTTCTCCAGTGTGCGTTCAACCTTCAGCTGGTCCATCCGGGCCAGATCATCTTTCAGCCCAAGATCGCTGGAGAGAGCCTCTGTTGTATGCGGCTGCGGCGTAGTGCCATTCCCAGCCGGCTTGGACGCATGCATGGCGGCGGACGATGGAACAGCAGCCGATGGTACCCGTGATAAAATCCGGTGCAGATCCGTAACCTCTAACTGATCGGTAGCGAGTGTCTGTAATGCAACCCGAAGGACGCTTGCCAGTTCGCGGACGTTGCCCGGCCACTGATATTCGGCAAGATACTCCATTGCCGCAGGCGCAATAGTTTTTTTGTCCTCCATCTCCTTGTTGTGTTTTTGCAGGTAGTGGTCAACAATCAGCGGAATATCATCAGTGCGCTCCCGGAGTGCCGGGATGTATATTTCGCACTCCCGTAGTCGGTGATACAGTTGGTCCCGGAATCGTCCGTCGGCCATCGACGCGATAAGGTCGCGGTCAGTAGCGCTGACAAACCGGATATCAACCTCCTCGGTCTCAACCGAACCAACGCGGCGGACAGCCTTCTGCTCAAGCGGGAGCAACAGGTTGGCCTGCAGGTTCATGGGCATGTCGCCAATTTCATCAAAAAACAGAGTTCCCTTGTGGGCCTGGTGAAACAACCCCCGCTTGTTTTCCATGGCACCGGAAAATGCACCACGTACGTGACCAAACAGCTCGCTCTGAAACAGGTCGCGCGGGATGTTTGGGATGTCAACTGTGATGAAGGGATGCTTGGAACGCCGACTGACGGCATGCAGGGCCTGTGCAACCAGTTTTTTGCCAGTACCGGTTTCACCGGTTACCAGCACGTTGAGGCCCGTACGGCCGTAACGTAAGACCTTGTCGGCAACATCCATCATGGCTGTACTACAGCCAACGATACCATGAGCCTCCATGATTTTCCGGAGCTCATCGTTGCTCTGGTCTGCCCGTAAACGCTCCATAGCGCTGGTAAGGATACCTACCAGCCTGTCATTGTTTAGCGTGCTCTTATCAATAAAGTTAATAGCACCCAGCTTGGTAGCGCGGACTGCGGATTCAATAGTACCCTTGCCGGAAATCATTATGATTGGTACAGAGGGGTAATTGCGGATGCTATATTCCAGAACGTCAAGACCCGACAATGAGCTCTCGCTGCCGAACTCGATATCCAGCAGCATCAGGCTGACCTTTGATGCATCATTTTCCAGGCGTGTAAGGGCTGATTCCGGACTAAAGCACACATCAGGATTCCACCCCTGCGTGGATACTACATCGGCAAGGGTACTGCAAAAGTCTCTGTTATCGTCAACAATCAATACATGCATGGTATGGTAGGGGGCTTTCGCTATGGTGTTGTTATTCGTTCGGAACCAGTTTCATTAACGAGTCATACCGAACCCGCATCTCTCTGCTTTGAAAAGTCTGCAGTTCGGGATTCCAGACAGCACGTAAAAATACGCCGGTTGCAGGGTTTGCATACTCAATATACCGTGATCGGGTTCCACCACTGTGCAATGCCTGAACTTTTATGAATGATGCGCTGACGTCGGCTACGGCGGTACAGTAGATTCCGTGATCAATGGCCGTAAGATACGAATCAGTAGTGTCAGTACCGCGAACGGACGTCCTGAACAACTGTCCGCGTGCATCCAGCTTGTACCAGAAACTCTGCCGGTTGGCTGCGTCATCTTCGCCCCACCGTACGCTGAGTGACCGCTGTTGTTCGGAAATGCAGGGTGCGTAAGCCGATGGTCTGTGAACCGTTGAACAGGCACAAACCAGCGTCATGAGCAATAACCAAAGCCCCCTTGTTACTGTTATCTGATAGTTCATGATGTTTTCGCCAACAGTAAGAAATCCGATAGTCTGCGTACAATACGGTCGGAGCCAAGAAGTGCGCATGTATCGTACATCTCGGCACCAACAGGATGGCGGGTAATAATCAGGCGTAATGGCTTCATCAGTTTCCCGGCCTTGGTGCCTGCCTGGTCTGCCGCGTTGCCGATGAGCGTTTTAAACGCGTCGGCGCTGGCAAGTGTGTCCGGCGTCAGGTTCTCTGTCAGGTACCGGCATGCTGTTACCAGTGCTGCATCGGTGGTCAGCGTTGCTGCTGTTTCGGCGTCAAACTCCCTGAGTGCGTCAGTGAAGAAGTAATCGCCAAAGTCGGCAAGTTCGTTTAAAAAATGAATTCTGCTCCGCAGGAGTTCAGTGACGTTCGTAACAAAACTGATATCTGTATGCAAATAACCGCGGGCATCCAGAGCAGGTTTAATAGCGTCGGCAAGTGCACGAGGGTCTTTACCGGTTAGGTACTGTCCGTTCATCCACTGTAGTTTTTGGTAGTCGAAAATGGCGCCACTCTTACTTACCCGATCCAGTGAGAACTGGCGTATCAGGTCTTCCATGGAGAACACTTCCTGTTCAGTACCTGGGTTCCATCCGCATAATGCCACGTAGTTAATCAAAGCTTCGGGGAAGTATCCCTGGTCGCGGAATTCCTGAACCATAACGGCACCAAAGCGTTTGCTGAGTTTTTTACGCTGTGAATCAAGCATGAGCGGCACGTGTGCAAAGGCGGGCATGTCCCAGCCAAAGGCCTGGTACAGCAGCACATGCTTTGGAGTAGAGGGCAGCCATTCTTCTGCGCGTATCACGTGGGTGATGGCCATCAAATGGTCGTCAACAACATTAGCAAGGTGATAGGTGGGGAAGCCGTCGCTTTTAAGCAGGATCTGGTCATCAACTTCGCGTGAGTTAATCACCATGTCGCCGCGCACCAAATCGTGAAAGCGGACCTCGTGGTGGAGGGGTACAAATAAGCGTACAACGTGATGGGCACCGCTTTCCAGAAGTCGTTTGGTTTCAGCCGGGCCTAGCGTAAACTGGTTTCGCATGGTGCTGCGGTCATACCGTGGGGCTATGCCGGCATTTTGCTGACGCTGCCGCATAGCATCCAGTTCTTCGGCAGTATCAAAGGCGTAGTATGCTTTTTCGGAATCTAGCAGCTTCCCGGCATACTCGCGATAGATGTGGAAGCGTTCGCTCTGAACGTAGGGTCCGTAGTTGCCTCCAACATGGGGTCCTTCGTCAAAGGTAATGCCGGCCCACTCAAGCGATGCGGTCTGTTCTTCAATTGCGCCCTCCACAAGCCGGGTCCTGTCAGTATCTTCCACACGGAGGATGCACACGCCACCGGTATGCCGGGCAAACAGGTAGTTGTACAGTGCGGTGCGAAGCGAGCCGATATGAAGGAAACCGGTAGGTGAGGGTGCAAAACGTACGCGTGTCATTATTGGGGATTATTCGTAAATAAAATTGCTATAAGAGATGTCCGCAGTACACAGCTTACAGCTGCAGTTCCACGCGGGCGGATGTTTTTTCGGTCTCGTGAATGCTCACAGTAACGTGCTGTATGGCGTGTGACTGTGGCAGTGCGTTAACAACAAACCGGAGAGCGTATTCTGCCAGGTTCTCGGCCGTCGTAGCAAAGTCAACAACAACGGTTTTCATGCCGTGGTGCTGTAAAAACATGAGCAGTTCAGCATCGGCTGCATTGATGATGAAGCAGTGATCCAACTGCTCGATAAGCGGGCGCACGAGTTCGGTGAGGTCAAAATAGTCCATCACCATACCGTTTTCATTCGGTATGCCGGCAAGCCTGACTTCCATGGCGTAGCTGTGTCCGTGGATGTTCCGGCACAAGCCCGGATGGTTAGGCAGGCGGTGGCCCATCTCCCAGCGAAACCGTTTTGAAATTGTGGTAAGCATCGGGGTCAGGCAGTATGTTCTACCTGGATAATACTGTGCAGTCCGCCACGGGTTGTCCACTCCGTTGTTACCTTCATCCACCGGGGTTTACATGCAGCAACCAGATCATCCAGAATTTTATTGGTAACTGCTTCGTAAAAAATGCCCTGATTGCGGTACTCCAGGTAGTAGTATTTCAGAGATTTCAGCTCTACACATACCGCGTCGGGAATGTATTCCACCGTTACGGTACCAAAGTCCGGCAGTCCGGTTTTCGGACACATCGAGGTGAACTCCGGATTTGCATGCGTGATGACATAATCACGGTCCGGATTCGGATTTGGGAAGACGTCAAGTTCCATAGACGACAAATTTACGGTAAATAGGGAATCGGGTCGGGCATCATAAGCATGACGTTCTCATTGTTCCCCTGAGCGGCAATTGCACCGATGGATGCCATGTGCCTGATTTGCTGCTGCAGTGCGGGCGATAGTGACTTCCACACTTCCTGTGCAACGGTGTTAGTGCCGGCAAGGTGCTGCACCATGCGGGTGAGCAGTTTGGGAGCAGCGGCCGACGTTTCGTCATCATCGTCAGCACCGCCAATGTTAAACGCCTTCAGCAGTGCCTGTATGAACTCAACTTTTTCGGGGTAGATATAAATTTTTACTTTCTTACCGGCTTCAACGCCGATCCGCTTTTTGAGCATGTCCAGGCTTGTGTACAAGCCCCCTACGGCATCAATCAGACCGTTCCTGTGTGCATCGGTACCGGTCCATACTCTTCCCTTGGCCAGCGCTCTGGTTTCCTCGAATTCCTTGTGCCGGGCTTGGGCAACACGATCAACAAACCGGTGGTACACACCGGCTCCAAATGCGCGCAACTGCACTTTGTCTGCAGGGTTAAGGGGTAGTGCACCGTTCATAAACTGCGATGACGCACCGAGCGAAATGGTGTCAACCGTAATACCGATTTTGCCAAGAGTCCCCGAAATGTTTGGAATCGCCATGATCACGCCAATACTTCCGGTGATTGTGGAGGGGTGGGCGATAATGGTATCGCATGCCATGGCAATGTAATAACCGCCGGAGGCGGCAACGTCACTCATCGATGCATAAACCGGTTTCGTTTTTCTGATGTCCCGTATTGCTTCCCAAATTTCGTCCGAAGCAAGTGCTGAGCCCCCTGGACTATCGATGCGAAGCAGAATTCCCTTTACGTTTTTGTTCTCGGCCGCTTTTCGGAGCTGCTTAATCAGAGACTTTGAATAAATGCCTGCATTCATTCCGCTGTTGGAGCCAGAGGAGATGGGCCCCGAGGCATAGACGATTGCAATACCGTCATCCGTGCCGGTGTGATCGCCAGAAGCGTCTCGGTTTGCATAATCGGCAAGGGTGCGGGTGCGGAGTTTGGGATGCCTGGTGGTGTCGGAAGGATCAACAATCCGTGCGATGTGTTCACGAATGTCTTCACTTCTCGACAGACCATCAATAAGTTTATACTTCAGTGCTGAATCCGGAATAAATACGCCGGTATTCATGAGTGAAAGCACGGCGGTGGTATCCATGCTGCGGGCCGAAGCCACGGTATTCACAAACGAGCGCTGACGTTGTTCGATAATAGCACGCAGTTCGCGTTTTGCAGGTTCCGACCAGTTCTCGCGGCTGGGCTGTTCGGCGGCCGATTTGTACTCTTCGAACTGTTCAACATGCCAGTCAACGCCCAGTGAGGTGCTGAGACGTTTAAAAAACATTCCCGTGGTGCCCATGGTATTAAACTCAAGAATACCTTCCTGGTGCATGAAAATACTGTCGGCTACGGTTGCCAGCAGGTATTGCTGACGTGAGGCGTTCTCCAGATAGGCATAAATAAACTTCTTTGATGTTTTAAAATCGGCAAGTGCCTCGCGCAATTCGGCAAGCTTGGTAGTGCCGGTGATACCTCCTGCTTCGATAAGGATGCCGGCAATCTTATCGTCATCCTTTGCATCCCTGATAGCATTCAGCAAGGACAGCAGGTCGGCAGGCTGTCCGGAGCCATCAAACGAGAATGGTGTTGTCTGACTGTATTCTTCCACGCCGTTGCGAAGGTTAAGAAGCAGCACCGTATTGCTGTGGATCGTTTTCGATTTTCCCGATCCTCCAAAGTCAGCCATACTTCCAAGGCTTGCAACGAATATCATAATTCCGATTACTATTGCGCCGAGAATCGCAACAAATAAGCCGACGATTACAACTACCGGTATCCACCAGCGGGTTTTTTTTCTGGTGGCCGATAGCGGCGGCGGAGGAAGGTGGCCGGAGCCGTGTGATGACATTTCGTGTGAGGGCGGTACGGTATCTTGCATAGTTGTTCTCCGGTTGTGTGACTGCGATCCATGTTAATCATCGCAGTTCTGCAGGTGTATAGTGGTGCAAAATTATGGATTGTTATAACGATAAACCGGCTTTTTCGTTGTTGATGGACGAATACCGATATGATTTGCCTGAGGATTTAATTGCTCAGGTGCCACAAGCCGTGCGCGATGCGTCACGCTTGCTGGTGTGCTTGCCCAACGGCAGATATGAGCACCGCAGTATTCGTGAATTCCCGGATCTGCTGGCTGCTTACCTGGGTAGAGCGGCCATTGTTTTTAATAACTCACGGGTTGTTCGTGCCCGGCTTCGGATGCAGAAGCCTACCGGCGGACATGCCGAGGTGCTTCTGCATGAGCCTCTCATACCCTCAACCGATCCCCAGGTGGTTCTTGCCGCCCGGGGTCAGTCCGATTGGTCAGCGATGATTGGTGGCAGAAATATCCATGAGTCAATGGTGCTCACACACCCGTCAGGGCTCCTGAGCATCCGGGTACTGCACCGTTATGGGATGCAAGCCCATGTTAGAATTCTGCCGGCTGAGCCAAAGCCCCTTTCAGAAATCCTGGACCATGCGGGGAGTGTTCCGTTGCCTCCGTATATCAAGCGTGCTGATACGGGTGCCGACGCAGAGCGGTACCAAACGGTGTATGCGCATGCCGATGGCAGTGTTGCGGCACCTACAGCAGGACTGCACTTCACGGAGGATATTCTAAGGCGGTTACGCGTTGGCGGGAATTCGGTGCTGTTCAGTACGCTGCATGTAGGCATGGGTACGTTCATGCCGGTACAGGCAGATGATGCACGCAATCATATCATGCACACCGAGCGCATCAGTCTTGATGCTGAAACGCTTCAGGGGCTGGCCTCGGCTGTTGCGAACGGTATGCCGGTCGTAGCCGTGGGGACCACTTCGTTGCGTACAATCGAGAGCGTGCACTGGCTGGGATGCATGCTGCGTGAAGGCAGGGTGAACTTCACTGATGCAGAGCCGACCATTCCGCAGTTTATCGCATTTGATAAAAAATTGTATAAATATTCGGCGGCCGATAGTTTGGCGGCAATACAGGAGTTCATGCAGGCTAATGCCCTTGATTGCCTGCACGCAACCACTGCCCTGATGCTTGCACCGGGAGCACCGGTTCGGCTAACCGATGGATTGTTCACCAATTTCCACCTGCCCTCAAGCTCGCTGTTGCTGCTTGTTGCCGATGTGATGGGACCGTTATGGAGAGATGCGTACGCGGAAGCCATCCGTCACCAATATCGTTTTCTGAGTTACGGCGATGCCATGCTGATTGTACGAACCCAGCGCGGTGATACACCAACAAGCTGAACATTCTGCGGCACAATAGCCATTGTATGAGCGTAGCCGGATGGATCGGGTGACACAAGCACACGGAAATCGGACGGACTGAGCAATGCTGCTTCGTTTACACCGGTACGGACGGTTACGGCAAACCGCGACGGGATGACAAGGGCACCCGGGCTTCCGGTGACGGTGACCGGAATGTCGGCGATCGTTACCGTTACAAGCTGCTGAATATCTGCATGAACCCGTACCCGCGGTGGTACAACATTGAGAAGCGTCTTGAGCGAATCGCTCATGCCTACAACATCGTCGATCGGACCGTACGCATCTTCTGCAGAGTACTTTAAGGAGGGC
This is a stretch of genomic DNA from Ignavibacteria bacterium. It encodes these proteins:
- a CDS encoding NAD(+) synthase; the protein is MSTDSTVLTGWCRVAACSPVLDVCGIDYNIAEIQKSVVQALNRGSSIVVFPELSVTGYSVADLFRSATVLSAARDAVVTLAGWSRTVNGVFVVGFPCMHGGRLYNCAAVIGGGRVLGVVPKTYLATSGEYYEQRWFASGHTIAGSSVSLAGVPVPFGTDLLFSDTENSDVVFGVEICEDLWAVEPPGGRLARQGATLLLNLSASNQLAGKTNKRRAVVTEHSRRTLTGYIYASAGPWESTTDTVYSAHCIIAAGGDVVAETEPLSMASAILVADIDVERLLCLRRHSGTFYQHSGQPMHRMVYDGRPFTVPSALLQPPSQNPFLSEPVSQYCAEISAIQATGLAVRMKRAGAKKLVIGVSGGLDSTLALLVCVKAVQQLGLDTGAVLAITMPGPGTTHRTRTNADLLAQVLGITLRSIPIDTAVHQHFSDIGHDADIHDVVFENAQARERTQILMDVANQVNGIVVGTADLSEIALGWATFNADHMAMYHVNSGIPKSVIRTMVEWWAETGDPQLATVLRDILQTPVSPELLPATGTATATQHTEEILGPYAVHDFFLYHFVGLQRPVTNTYYLACIVFKGLYNAQQLHDWFMIFLRRFFANQFKRNCSPDGIKIGPVSLSPRTDWRMPSDTSAELWVSELSRCIVFLP
- a CDS encoding response regulator transcription factor codes for the protein MSNTTRTIRMVIADDHEISRLGIRRLLASAPEIEVVAEASNGNQAIEEVRAAKPDVVLLDVYMPESTGIDAAKAIKNDSHKCHVIMLSSVDDSNAVHQALYTGADGYLTKDVSAPELISAIRSVLQGQRVFSRRILNMLDGEIQSPEEASGSEGKPAVSLTKREEQIVSLVAKGHTSQEIAKKLYISPRTVETHRARIMDKLGVNNTAGLVRFALLHSTYFDSKVELPEE
- a CDS encoding DUF58 domain-containing protein, whose protein sequence is METVSQYLNPDVVAKLGSMELRARLVVEGFITGLHRSPFHGFSAEFSEHRQYRPGDELKHIDWKIYGRSDRFYVKQYEDETNLRCMIALDCSASMGYAAPGNLSKFTYGSYLAAALSYLILQQRDAAGLTLYTNTVEQYLPSRSKKSYISELIRALEAATPHNTTGTAAALNSLAERLTRRGLVVLISDLFDEKEEIFKALRHFRHNKNEVLVMHVLDPREVDFDFQSSAVFKDMETGQELPTHPLQLRNSYQKAVQDFCADIKKGCRALNVDYIRITTNKPFDVALREYIVKRAKRI
- a CDS encoding 4-hydroxy-tetrahydrodipicolinate synthase — encoded protein: MKLQGLYTAVITPFTADGSLDVEKFTMLTEQQIAAGVNGLVVTGSTGEAATLTTAEKATLWRTAVEVSAGRVPVIAGSGSNNTADSVQASRQAAEAGVAALLIVTPYYNKPTPAGVVAHHSAIADACPLPQILYNVPGRTATNLGVDVQLAVMDAVPLVIGSKEASANLSQISRLAAQVPEHVSVLAGDDDLTLPIIGVGGSGVIAVISNYAPVTFGRLVNNALAGNFSSAQRIQKQLIPWYTANFLESNPIPVKYIMHRKYGVSLTYRLPLVPPSAATTGRIDALWDSLPD
- the folP gene encoding dihydropteroate synthase, coding for MKIMGIVNVTTDSFSDGGKYATTDLAVSHAMQLIADGADIVDVGGESTRPGALPLPVAEEVQRIVPVIARIREFNPHIPISIDTYKAEVAAEAVAAGATMVNDVTAGQGDTAMFSLIRKLSVPYIMMHMQGVPRTMQQNPFYINVVSEVSNFLVSRIRELGDTGSPVYVDPGIGFGKTTAHNLELLRNLHRLSDVAPIVLGISRKRFIGEITGIEHGADRDPATAVLHALLIDAPVTIARVHNVQNLRALLQIRSALRGVNS
- a CDS encoding sigma-54-dependent Fis family transcriptional regulator, translated to MHVLIVDDNRDFCSTLADVVSTQGWNPDVCFSPESALTRLENDASKVSLMLLDIEFGSESSLSGLDVLEYSIRNYPSVPIIMISGKGTIESAVRATKLGAINFIDKSTLNNDRLVGILTSAMERLRADQSNDELRKIMEAHGIVGCSTAMMDVADKVLRYGRTGLNVLVTGETGTGKKLVAQALHAVSRRSKHPFITVDIPNIPRDLFQSELFGHVRGAFSGAMENKRGLFHQAHKGTLFFDEIGDMPMNLQANLLLPLEQKAVRRVGSVETEEVDIRFVSATDRDLIASMADGRFRDQLYHRLRECEIYIPALRERTDDIPLIVDHYLQKHNKEMEDKKTIAPAAMEYLAEYQWPGNVRELASVLRVALQTLATDQLEVTDLHRILSRVPSAAVPSSAAMHASKPAGNGTTPQPHTTEALSSDLGLKDDLARMDQLKVERTLEKTNGNVSKAAAILGVSRETLHNKIRKYGIDVQKYRA